The nucleotide window TCTTTGATGATCAGATTGTGGAACATCTCCAGGCCCTTGTGGAAAAAGGCGTGGACATCCTGGTCTGCGGCACCTGTCTCAATTTTTACGGCATCGCCGGGCAGCTGCGGATCGGTACGGCCAGCAACATGTACGACATCACCGAGCGCATGCGGCAGGCGGACAAGGTGGTCACCCTCTGATGCGGTACGGCGTAATCGCTTTCGATTCGACCCATGCGGCCATCCATGCTGAAAAGCGGCTGAAAGCCCGCTGCAAAGTTTCCATGATGCCCACGCCGCGCCAAATTACGGCCTCCTGCGGCATTTCGATCCGATTTTTTCCGGATGACCTCGGCGTGGTCCGTGAGGAGCTTGCCGCGCTTGGCTCTTCCCGCCTCTATGCCATTTACGGGATCGCGGACGACGGGAGCATCCACCCGGTCTAAGCTTTGGCTGTATCCGCAAATAAAATGATGAGGTGAATGCTATGAACCGATGTTTTCCGCGCTTGCTTTGCCTATTGCTGGCTCTTTCGCTCTGCGCCTGCGGCGCCCCGGGAGAAAAACCCGCCGCTCCGCCGCCTGTGCCGGAGCTGATAAGCCCGGCTTCTTCGCCCGCAGAATCTCCTGAGCCGGCGTCGTCCGCACCGGAAAACGC belongs to Anaerotruncus rubiinfantis and includes:
- a CDS encoding DUF3343 domain-containing protein, with protein sequence MRYGVIAFDSTHAAIHAEKRLKARCKVSMMPTPRQITASCGISIRFFPDDLGVVREELAALGSSRLYAIYGIADDGSIHPV